The segment NNNNNNNNNNNNNNNNNNNNNNNNNNNNNNNNNNNNNNNNNNNNNNNNNNNNNNNNNNNNNNNNNNNNNNNNNNNNNNNNNNNNNNNNNNNNNNNNNNNNNNNNNNNNNNNNNNNNNNNNNNNNNNNNNNNNNNNNNNNNNNNNNNNNNNNNNNNNNNNNNNNNNNNNNNNNNNNNNNNNNNNNNNNNNNNNNNNNNNNNNNNNNNNNNNNNNNNNNNNNNNNNNNNNNNNNNNNNNNNNNNNNNNNNNNNNNNNNNNNNNNNNNNNNNNNNNNNNNNNNNNNNNNNNNNNNNNNNNNNNNNNNNNNNNNNNNNNNNNNNNNNNNNNNNNNNNNNNNNNNNNNNNNNNNNNNNNNNNNNNNNNNNNNNNNNNNNNNNNNNNNNNNNNNNNNNNNNNNNNNNNNNNNNNNNNNNNNNNNNNNNNNNNNNNNNNNNNNNNNNNNNNNNNNNNNNNNNNNNNNNNNNNNNNNNNNNNNNNNNNNNNNNNNNNNNNNNNNNNNNNNNNNNNNNNNNNNNNNNNNNNNNNNNNNNNNNNNNNNNNNNNNNNNNNNNNNNNNNNNNNNNNNNNNNNNNNNNNNNNNNNNNNNNNNNNNNNNNNNNNNNNNNNNNNNNNNNNNNNNNNNNNNNNNNNNNNNNNNNNNNNNNNNNNNNNNNNNNNNNNNNNNNNNNNNNNNNNNNNNNNNNNNNNNNNNNNNNNNNNNNNNNNNNNNNNNNNNNNNNNNNNNNNNNNNNNNNNNNNNNNNNNNNNNNNNNNNNNNNNNNNNNNNNNNNNNNNNNNNNNNNNNNNNNNNNNNNNNNNNNNNNNNNNNNNNNNNNNNNNNNNNNNNNNNNNNNNNNNNNNNNNNNNNNNNNNNNNNNNNNNNNNNNNNNNNNNNNNNNNNNNNNNNNNNNNNNNNNNNNNNNNNNNNNNNNNNNNNNNNNNNNNNNNNNNNNNNNNNNNNNNNNNNNNNNNNNNNNNNNNNNNNNNNNNNNNNNNNNNNNNNNNNNNNNNNNNNccttaggagtttcataggttgcaaagggagttacataggttacataagttacaatgggagttacatatgttacataggttacaaagggagttacatatgttacataggttacaaagggagtaatggaggaattaagaatgaaatacattgatggataaccaatgctaatggatgatgtagaagtcatccattccaatgttcattcttataactccaaaataaagcaatttaatatgttaaatattaatattaaaatgctaataacctaacataAACTACTAAAATCCTATGTTTTCCTTGTAGAGCGAATAATTTGTTCTCGAAATAATGCTTCATCATCGAAATgaaatacacacaaaaaaacaaaaaccttcCTTCTTGGTAGTGTGAAGTTTGCTCATATTAGAAATAACAATGTCTACCACTAAAGTGAATTGAATGTAACTAAGAGCATCTCACTCGCAAATATTTACATTCTTACCATTAGCCAAAATGGTTCTACTAGTCTATAATAGCTTTACAAAACTGAAGCTTGAGATCAACTTGTAAATGTATAGAAGAGAGAGTCACTTACAATGCCGCAGCCATGTGCTGACTTGAATGTTCCATACTAGTGGTAACTGAACCGAGCTCTTTGCTAACTCAACACCCAATACATCAACATTTTTTGCTCGGTCCCAACGTGGTTTTGGCGGAGAAGAGTTTGTCCAACCACTGAAACCCAGTCCAGATATGATTATAGAAGCTTCAGAGATtgaccaaataaaataatatttccacCGGGCAGTAAAGCCAGCCATATATTGGTAACCCAGTCGTTTGAAGAAACCCCATTCGTGGTATACTGGATCAGTGAACCTGGAAAGTGGGAACTGAGGCACCAGATAGAGATACAACCCCATACATATAGCAGCTTGAAGAAGAGCCCTTAAAGTTGATCCAAAAGGTGAGGGTTTTCCTTTCTCTGAAGGTTTCCATATCTGAAAGGAGGAATAAATGAGTTTATTATATGAactatttttgatgaaatagtTGCAACAGAATTCAAAGTGAATAAAACAATACAATGATGATATTAGCTTACTCCTTTTCTTTCAGTCCATTCAAGGTAATCCTTCATTTCATACACTGGACCTGCAAAATGACTTCCACAACAGAGACAGAAACCAATGTACTCAATTAATGATGGCAACTCTAGCAAACGATTTTTCTTCTGAGCCTCACGCAAATCCTCCTCCTTCAACAATCCATCTTGGTAATTAATCACAGATGAAATTATTTTCAGTGTTATCACCATTAAAGCTCCTACAAATTTGgaggaaaaaaataagattaattTTGGATTAGCTAGAAATCTAGAAACAAGAGAAGTGAACTTTGTAATTTTGAGTAGTCTACcaataacaataaaattgaaCGACATGAAAATACACCATTCGGAAATAAAGTCAAATAACAAAATGGCCATTGCTCTAGGATGATCTAATTTTTTCatctatttaaaaattaaaatgatattttgtgAATTCTTTAGTTTATAATACGACATGTTATCTATTCCAATTAGTTTCCCTCTCATTGAATCAAGAGCATTTTCATCAATGTTGTAAATTTTGAGATTGTCCAAATCAAACATTTGATATGAGAGTTATTGAGATGTTTCACAAAAGGTTGACTTTATTTCTAAAAACTGGAAGGCAGGTGTAGTGATTGACCCATAAATCTGAGTTGGTTCTCTAACTAAGTAAATTTCCAGTTGATTCAGAATGCATTTGTTGGTTTGTATCAAAATATAGGGATTGAACACATTAATGAAATAGGGGCATGATTCTTATGCATTACTAAAACATTCAACAGAAAAAGAGGCAAGGCCAACGATCGAGCCAGTGCTTACCTGTAGCATCGATTCCTCCCTCTTTCCATGCATCCCCACTCATGTAGTATACATGGCTGCAAGTTGTACCAAAAAACTGTCAAATATCTTAAGGAAATTGAGAGGTTTCTGTCATAGAGTAATTTGGGTTTGAGGTGGGGAGGAGGGGAAATCGAGTCGTCAGATTTTAAGAGTCTTTCCATACAGGAATCACAAAACAAAAAGGAACCATCAAAAGCATCTAAGCCAATGGAGACACCTATCACAAAGTGTACTTTTTATCCGTAGCTTTGCATATTAGCATACCTCCATTTTATATGAGAAAGCTTCCTTGAAAATTGTATGATTTGAATCAATTTACAAAGAACCATCCCTCACATTTAGATGAACTTGCAATATAATCCCAATGTCAACAACATACTAATCCAAGATGAGTACTAAAACAACTAGGTAAAATATAATCAGGGTACAAAACCTGAAATCTAAACTCAAACGTCGAACTTTTGACACGCGAATCCAAAAGTTTCACACTTgccaaattttaaattctattatttcaagtttaccAACCAACAAAGCCAACCCCAACAAAGAACACACATAGTAGGAATTAGGATCTTTTCCTATTAATAACGGTCTAGTGTGCACCTAGACTAATTCGTTGACCATCCTATTACCAAAGACGGATCCAGAATTTTAATTCTATGGGTTCATGACTCGCATCCAACAACTGAACCATTCACCTTATTTAAGTTATGGATTCATAACTCAATATTTTGTACAATTTCAATGGTATTATACAAATAAATCCAGGTCTAGACAAAAAGTTATGGCACCGAAAGGGCTAGACCCCTGCCTATTACAACTCATCAACAAAATTGCTGAGTAAGCCTGTCGACTGTCTCCAATGTATCCACTTAGTTTAGAAAAGATGGACTCACAATACAGGGTCGTTCGGTTGGATGGATTAAAAAACACTATCTCAGTACACAATCTGTGTTCGGTTGGCATTAACTAGTAGTAGAATTATACCTTAATCTACTATACTGAACAAAAATGGGATACTTAACACCTTAATCTTTGTATGAACAATCCATGAATCAGCATAACTAGTAAATAGTAACTTCTTTTGTAAATAATCGTAGTGTCTGAGCTAACTTGCACGCCGCTCAACTATCCCACAAGTATATACTACCTCCCACCAACATAAGTAAAAGATAACTCTATCCATCAAGGTTGACCTTAGGTGTTTAGTCCACTTTATTGACCACTAGGTGCAACCACTAAGTAGTAACTTCTTTTTGCAAATAATCATGGTGTCTCAATCAGCTTGCACACAACTCAACTAGTCTCACATGATACCTGCTACCTTCCACCAACACACGTACCGGATAACTCTATTAAGCAAGCTTGACCTTACCGTGTTTAGTCCACTTCATTGACCGCAAGGTGTGACCGGTAAGTAGTAAACTTATcgagaaaaaaaacaatctttACATAACTAGTATGTGAACCAAACAACCCCAATATAGTGGAAAGTCCAGGTGAGATCTAACTGTGATTTGGGgagttcaaaataaattttaaaaaagagagCTTTATGAGTTCCTATATAAATCAAGGATCTcgaaatcaatgaaattcaaagaGAGAACATAATGTACCATCCAATAAGATAACCAAAAGCAGCTACATAAGTGATGATCCCGCAGTAACGACGACAGAGAACCATAGAAGCATAACCCAGAAGCATAGGCCCAAAGAAGTGAAGATTTGACGAGAACCCAAACGACAAGTACGACAGCACAGCGCCGGTAACGGCTGCGTATAGGTGTCTACCGGTGGCGCTAGGTACAAAACGGTGTAGGAAGCTGACCGGAATTGTGGCAATGAAACAGAGCAAGAAACGGAGCACCGGCACCGATACTCCGATGGCCGGTGCCATTGATTCTAACTCCGGCAAGCCCATATTGGATCAAAATCTGAGTTAGAATCGGGTTGGTTGAACAAATTATACCTGTACAAGTTATTCTGAATCTAGATTGCAGGGCCAGGGCCTGGAAAATTTGATATTGAAGAAGACGCTGAACAAACTTAAAAGAGACAAGTGACTCAACgaaacaaaatacaaataaatattccCTCCCTTCGTTGAGTTTTCGAGATTTaatttgactaactttttaAGAAGATGAACTaacttttaaaagtaaattattgtAATTGTGTTAATTTATGGGATCCACATGGATATTAATGCATTGATGGAGTATTTCACCCCTAATCACACGTTtcgaatttgaattttaaataaacaGAAAATTTTATTGACAGTGTCACCTCCAAATAGTTCAAAGAAATTTCTCTATTTCAGAAACTAAATGTTTAGAcacattttaatttgaaatactaTAACTCTTGTTAGATTTTGATGTGGTTAAATGAGTCCACATACATATatcttataatatatatatgtgattaaAATTAATTGTAAGTTGTTTGTTTTAGATATGTTTACCTTTTTTCTCATTTCGTTtgtctctctttctattttagtgtattaaaaaaaacataaaaaattcttAGTTATTGAGAAGGAAGTatggataaaattaataaatatgatagGAATGTATTTATGTATAGTaagatagttttttttaattaattaatttattttatctacATAAAATATGTTGTagtcaaattcataattttaaaatatcattgataaaatcaatcaaatatacacattaattatgaataattttcatataatttttaaatatttaatttgctattattttGTGATGGAGAAACCAAGGTACCTAGGTATGATCGACTGGAAATTAATAGTGCATTTAATTGTTTTCCCTATCCACTACCAAACTTCTAGGTGGTAGCAAAAGCTTGTTTGGTTTAAAGAtggttatttttcttaattgtaatgccaataatattataattttgatataattttattttaaattttaattttgatataagtaattttaaaaaagtaatattataATTCTATTCaattaaacatgaaaaaagtttattataaaattaattttgagatCAATTATCTTTTTATCCCTCATATTAAATGGGTCTTAAAAAATATGACATGAAAACTAAGCAGCTCAATTTTGATGTTTCCTCTCGTTCATCATACTTgtcatttatttaaattaaaaaatagatgttattttaaaattttaaaatataattaattatttatttttcatcatttttatgcTTACCAATAAATGTGAAGAGAAATTAATATAATGGAAACGGAAGTAGtattattgtattaaattaagataaaaagttaattaggataaaatttattcttttatcaatattcaggaataaaatgaataaaagattTATAATTTATCCAACTATCAAATATGATATTACCTATATAAAATCTAATACGTAACTTACCTCTTAACTAACTATCATATGTTGATacacaaatttttaattttttttttacaaaatgaaatgattattCAAGACACAATCACTAATTTCAATTATCATTTCATTTCAACTTCAacaagcttttttttttttttttttttgcttttcacATTTCAACTGAATTTATGTTGGAACACCTAATAAAAGTGTGGCCCATATTTTTTAGGCCCATTTTATAACATAGGTTAACGTGTGTTCCATCTACAACTTAGCCCAGCTACACATCTATAATAGTGCAggtttattaattatttattgagCATAAAAGAGAAGTAATTTTTAGTGAAATCAAAGGATTTTTCACTCCTATTTAAATCAATTACGCCTCTTGTCTCAACGTATGtgacactttttttaaaaaaaattaattaaaaaaataaaaaagtttaatttaaattgtattGTCTTAGGTAGAGACTAGTGGTATTTTAGTAGGTAAACTAGGAATAATATCTATACTTTGATAATCTGTTTGAGCAAAGTTTCGAAAATTATTCTATTCTCATAAGTGTTcactttcaaaaatattttttaaaatattacgtAAACGCTTATTTTCTCTCCAAAACTTAGTAAAACACTTAGTTTTTTCTAATAAGGTGATGAAAATCTCATTAACGACTACCAAAAATAGTGTTGAAGGTGGAGAATACTTATTATACAAGACAACGAAATGTCATTCTAATCATGGTTAGTAAACACTTATTTTCTCTATAAAACTTAGTCAAACAATTCATTTTTTCTAATAAGGTGATGAAAATCGCATTAACGTCTACCAAAAATAGTGTTAAAGGTGGAGAGTACTTACTATACGAGACAGCGAAATGTCATTCTAATCAAGGTCATTAAAGCTAGCAGAAGCTCACTATATTAACTGTGTAGAGTCATCAAGGTCATTAAAGCAAGTCTAAGCTCACTATATTAACTGTGTAGAGTCCCGAAAATGCACGCAGACCTTACCCTGGTTCCCGAAAAACCCTCTGCTCAAATAACACTTTGCTAAAATTAAAAGTGCAAAGAATGTATCCAATGTAACAGATCCATTAACTCAGTACAATGAATGGATAAAAAGTTCCCATTGTTCACATTTACACAGATTGCCTCAgtctaatatataattatcccTTAATACTAACCACCCAGAAAAACTATGGATAGCACTAGAACTACAACTCCTGGGGCTCGTTTGGTTAGAAACGAGTTATTCCACGATTGTTATCTCCTGCGATTTTATCCTAACCAAATATGGAATAAACTCATCCTAAAATTGATCTCGGGATTAGTTATATCCCTTACCCCTCCTACCAAACGAGCCTTCTTCAGCAACAGGTAATCAGCAAATCAAAAACTCTGCTTCAACCTCTCTGTAAACTCTACTGGACATATCAGTACAGAATCTACACATAATCCACCTTTAGTATGTGTACAATCTATCTGAGTCAACGAATATTTAACTTTCATGGGTTCTACTGAACCCGTAGCAACAAAGTCACCTACATGGTGGTACTTCCATATTCCAGGTTCGTTCAAGTAGCATTGGGTTGTAGCTTGTTGACCATCTGATGTCGACAGCTGAAACCGCACCGGTTTCCTATCCCAACCATGAACATGCTCGGAGTTGCAGACTCGTCGTCCAAATCTCCAAGAGGCACGTCCTACTTGTAGTCTGAAGAATATGCTATAGGACCCAACGGGGAATGGGAAATCAACCTCTCCATCAACTTCGAACCACCAGATCTGCTGGAGATATGCAACAGACTTGAATCTGCATGGATggaaaggagaagaaattaGTATGTGTTATGTCTGAGGACGTACTAGCTTGTTATCGATACATGAATATAGCAACAAAACCGAAAGCTGCTCAATCATGTGGACCAACAATTAGTTATGGATGAAACTTGAACATTTTGCAAAAGTCCGAGCAACATGACTCGAGAACCATCAAATAACAAGCTAAAAAGTAATGCTGAACCATGGTGGGTTTGTTGAACCATGTAATCTATCCAGACATTGCATAAACAACAATATAACCGATGAAATGGGAAACAACAATCCTATCAAAGGATCAGATCACAAGGATAATACTACTgcaaaaaaacatgaattttgcTCATTTGCATATAAAACACCAATTAATCATAGACATTGCAATGTCAAATTAAAAGCTACATTAAGCAACTCCACTTCATATACTTGGAACCTAAGTTGttcggactctccaaaaataCAGACAGGTAGGTgtgtcggatcctccaaaagtaaTAGCATACTTTTGaaggaagaacaacaacaatCTTGAAGAGTACGAGCAACATAGATTGAAGCCGTATTCTTAACAAACAAGTTGACTCGCGTTGGAAAGGGGGTTTCTATTGAAGAAAATGCCCCAAATGAACGAACATTCGGAGTTCATAAGCCAATCTAATAACACATACATCAATAACCACACAAATACAAAAACATCCAATTTACTGTAAAAAAACATCACAAACAAGAAAATCTCGAACTCTCACCTTGATTCATCAGTTTCAATCCGACTCCAATATCTCCTATCATCGATGCCCGTTATCACCAAGCCACTTGAAGATATAGACATACAAACTCTTCCAGTTTTCTTATCTAACCAAACTTTCTGCACATATcccacaaaacaaataaaaccatCAAACTCAATTTCCAAACCTCAAACAACTAATGAGCATTTAGATTACAACTCAAATTTAATATACTACCACTTTAACAACAATTCCTCAACACCAAACCAAACTAGTACAAATTTACTAGAAAACCGTATatgaattttcattttcagcaaaaaaaaaaataaaaaaaattagggatCTACACACAAATAGCTGACAAATTTACTGTTTACTAGTTCTGCCTGTATACAATATTATGCCTGgattatacatataatataccTCCTTTACACAAATTAAGAGCCTTGATGAAAATTCCAATATCTATAAAGGAAGATTTAAGCATAAGAGGGATAAAAGCTGTACCTTTGAGCCACCATCAAAAGAATTAGGTCGACAAAGCTTAGCATAAATATCTCTTTTACATAAATTAGCCGGAAAATTTCGATCAGCAAAGACCCTTTGAATAATAGAGGTGTAATTCATGGGTAACTTTGATTCCCACACAAAATCAGCAGAAGAAGCGCCTCTAAAAGCCCTATTAAGCATAGATAATTTACAGATCTGAGGCGGGTCCATGTATACAAGAACTGAAGCTACACAACTTTCCGGCAAATCACCAAGACTTGGGTGAGTTTGCTGTGTAACAGTAGATGAAAACTGAGGAATCAACACAGATAACGAAGAACCCATGATGGGTTTTCAGtaagaattagaaaaaaaaatctcaaattcttCAGTCcagaaaatgaaattgaacaCTTGTGATATGGGTATTAAAGAGAAGAACACAGACAAAAAATACAGCTGGAGactggatatatatatatatatatatatgtatttggaCGGTGAcagggggtggggtggggggtgtATAGATTAGGGGAGTATCTAGTAGTAATtagtttagatttttttaaaaaagttcgCTTAAATTTTAATACCTTGTATTATTGCATAATAATAGTTGGATTAGATTGAATAAGTTTGATATTTTCTCCGTCTTCGTTTTATATTAGTTGATcacttttattaatataaatattaaaatattataaataaaaggataattttattaattcgtcctttaaaaaattctttGAACTTTATAAATAACTGTgacattttcaaaaataaaataattacataaataattttaaaaatctattaatatttttataatttaataaaatgatcaactaaatatgaaataacTATTTTAATAGAGAATAAAAGGAgtaaattgaaaaatgaaacgGATAATTAATACACCGGATGATTTGATGAATCATATgataaaatttgactaagtattaGCAAAGATAAGGAGTATAAATTACTAATGGTATTTGTTATCTCATTCAGTCTagatttatgtaatattttttagagTTAAAGTTTAGAAATTTACGCAAATAAATTAGGATAAATAGATTATTTGGTTATAAgtattgctttttttttaaaaaaaaaaagtgatatttttagaataaattttatttatcgaCACAAATAgttaatcataaataaattaggCGATTGAGGACAAAGCTAAATGTTATTATTTCAtctatctaaatattaaaaatatatttaaaaaaatgcttTATTggatttttattctttattattaaaagATTGTGcaatagataaattattttctttttaattattgtttcattattttataaaaaatattgattgtaatatgaaaaataataatttatttacgtGAAGCAATATTGGAAAAATTGTGTACatgaagatttttttaaataaatatatgaaaagatTTGTGTACGTCAAGGAAGGGTTATTAGTAAGGGTtaataataaagtaattttttttttgaaagagaCAATATTATATATGACAATTAAttctattatataatttaaaatttgggAAGTACGTAAGGAGTAGTAACAGAAATATTATCTATATAGTTGAGGCCATAAATTAAAGATTTAAAGTACCAAATTAGTGGATAATAAAACACTAATCAGATGCTTACTGCTAGTGATATAATAATTGATCGTATTAATACACTTTCCATCACATATATTGTGCATCACACGTCTATAAATTGCATTATGATCAAGTTCATtgctttttattattattatttaaatggTCGGTCACTAATTTGCCATTTTTATAAAGATGTTAGTTGATAAACATTTCTATTaatcttataatataataatagacaaaataaaaacacaacatAATCATTAATTTGCATTATTACTTTTGTCCAAAATAGCTTTTTCACAATATATGAGttgttttttttcattgttttattttatgttcatACGCTTTCGGTCGGGTAGGCATAATTTGGATATATTAATAACGATCCGATAGAATGataagaatttatttattttttattagaagttttcgattttagttttttaatttatggaaCTTATTTCTTGTAGGAActtactttatttctttttaagagGATTGAGCTAGATAAAGCTGATATGttcattcaaattatttttaatgaaaaaatacattttttttatatatgataaaaaaattaaatatacacataatatacgttaaattttttatttttcttcatatatttatttctttatattttaaattctaatttcGACTCCCCCTCTGGAtatgattttattatctttGAACTTGTTAAATACCATGTCTTGATGCTTCTATTGCGAAGAATTTCTAATTATAGTCTCACTACttattttacttattatatatacaacTATTATCTTATTTGCGTGATAATAAAAAATGATGATATTATCGAAGCAcgtaatttaatatattcatattttatcggaagaagaaaacaattaaTCTATGGACataaaacacaaaagaaaagaaaaaaggaactatggtaaaaaatttgaaataaaaaagaaaatggaactaatttttatttaacttaagtcgtagttttttaaaaaaaatataaaaaaaaatctattattcTATCAatctaatattaatataaagtcCACTCTAGTATGAAACCGTGATCCTGTTGAAAACAACTacgtatattatttttatattataaacgAAAAAATACGTATAGAAATTAAATCAATGTTCCGTTTACGTATTAAAGTCttacaacaaaatataaaatattatactaGGTTACATggacaattaaatatttaaatggggtctattgtatttatttattaattattttaatatttggaaGTAATACGTGGCAAATCAATAATAGGATGTATTTAGCCACCTCTACGTGTGTATGAGTCAGAAGCAAACTAGATAACAGCTCATTATATATTGTGCCACGTGGCTTATGGTCAGTGTGATTGGGGAATTAATAAGactattgaaaaatattataattttccCTTACTGCtaactcaatataaaaataataaatgaattaaatatacgTATTgtcattaaattatttattaagcaAGTTGAATGGATAAAAAGTGTATTTACTTTCGTGACTTAAATCTTCAATCTACTATTATGATAATTcgtctaaaaataattaattttaccaaAATTAAGATGTTCAGCAATATATTTAAGATTTGAATATGATAGATATTTTCATGTGAATCGGTGATCACGAGGATTCAAATCTTCAATGGGGAGAGAGGTTAAATTTATTATccaatcataatatattttgttaatgaatttcctaagtcatagttttaaatatttattagattcttttaaatataaatacaaaatattcataaagattatcaatttttttttaaattatcgCCTAACAATTAATACTCTAGATTTATCCTTTACAGTTTTGTTGGTGATCACGAGGATTCGAATCTTCAATCAAGAAGGATATAGAACTTAACACGTTTTTTTGTCACTAGACAGTTAATACGTTTAACTTAGTGATCACGAGGATTCGAATCCTCAATCAAGAAGGACATGGAACTTAACACGTTTTCTTTGCTACTAGACAGTTAATACTCTTAACTTACTTATCACGAGGATTGGAATCCTCAGTCAAAAAAGACATAAAACTTAACACATTTCTTTTGTTACTAGACAGTTAATACTCTTAACTTAGTGATCACGAGAATTTGAATCCTCAatcaaaaatgacataaaacTTAACACGTATCTTTGCCACTAAACCGTTAATATTCTTGATTTAGTAATCACGAGAATTCAAATCTTAAATCACGAAATAGATAAaacttattacattattttgtcACTAGATTAATATCACGCTTTGTTTATGAATCTCCAATTCACTTCCTGTACACTCACtaaacattttaatataaatacataatatatgataaagaaaatataatttttcttttaaaaattatcaccTAATAGTTAAAATCCTGATTTCACCCTTAAAGGTTTTGTTTAGGTTCAAAATTCTTCTAATAAATTATTAAGATATAATTAAAAATCCTTttgtctttattatttattaatcaaaagaAGATACCAAAATTTGTACATTTAAAATATGAGTTAGGAAATTGCCACCctttttgtatttgtatgtgATCATGACATAAATTTGGTTGAGACTAGCTATAGCtacttttttttatcacttGTTTTTGTCGGAAATCAATTTCCTCAAATAATATGGAATTAATGTAAATATGACAATATA is part of the Solanum pennellii chromosome 8, SPENNV200 genome and harbors:
- the LOC107026684 gene encoding lysophospholipid acyltransferase 1-like, with the translated sequence MGLPELESMAPAIGVSVPVLRFLLCFIATIPVSFLHRFVPSATGRHLYAAVTGAVLSYLSFGFSSNLHFFGPMLLGYASMVLCRRYCGIITYVAAFGYLIGCHVYYMSGDAWKEGGIDATGALMVITLKIISSVINYQDGLLKEEDLREAQKKNRLLELPSLIEYIGFCLCCGSHFAGPVYEMKDYLEWTERKGIWKPSEKGKPSPFGSTLRALLQAAICMGLYLYLVPQFPLSRFTDPVYHEWGFFKRLGYQYMAGFTARWKYYFIWSISEASIIISGLGFSGWTNSSPPKPRWDRAKNVDVLGVELAKSSVQLPLVWNIQVSTWLRHYVYERLVQKGRKPGFFQLLATQTVSAVWHGLYPGYIIFFVQSALMIAGSRVIYRWQQATKGTMFEKKLVAMNFAYTLLVLNYSAVGFMVLSLHETLTAYGSVYYIGTIIPILLILLSKVIKPPRPATSKARKAE
- the LOC107026696 gene encoding F-box protein PP2-A13-like encodes the protein MGSSLSVLIPQFSSTVTQQTHPSLGDLPESCVASVLVYMDPPQICKLSMLNRAFRGASSADFVWESKLPMNYTSIIQRVFADRNFPANLCKRDIYAKLCRPNSFDGGSKKVWLDKKTGRVCMSISSSGLVITGIDDRRYWSRIETDESRFKSVAYLQQIWWFEVDGEVDFPFPVGSYSIFFRLQVGRASWRFGRRVCNSEHVHGWDRKPVRFQLSTSDGQQATTQCYLNEPGIWKYHHVGDFVATGSVEPMKVKYSLTQIDCTHTKGGLCVDSVLICPVEFTERLKQSF